Below is a genomic region from Zea mays cultivar B73 chromosome 9, Zm-B73-REFERENCE-NAM-5.0, whole genome shotgun sequence.
AAGACCAAAAGATCGAAGAACGCAAGTGCAAAACTAAAGCagagctttctctctctctctctcttgaatCTAGAcgctttgatcactttggtgtgcttCTCTAATGCTTGGAATGAAAGTCTATGCACTTGAGTGAATTAGTGTGTTTAGGGTGCTGGTTTGGGGATCTTTTTATAGCAACAAACCCCCAAAGAGCCATTGAAAAAACATGCACATATCTGCTCTACATCTCTACATGGGCACACCAGTCTGTATAGTAGCATCAACCTTGGGATCCGATTGGAGCCTTCCAAACTGAGGTGGCATCGGACCGGTCCGGTCCACCATCAGACTGTGTGCCATGTCAGCTAGTCGTTGTGCCGCCCGTTGGAGCTGAGGTGGCCCTTGAACCCATGTGGTCTGATGCACACCGGACTAGGCCGGTGTGTTATTTTAAATTTTTCCTGAGAGCAAGCCCTTCATTGGCAAGGAGGTCTGGTGCACCGCTAAACCGGGCCGGTGCCAGAGCCCTTCTGCAGTCTGATGCACCTTAGACAGCTGCACTTTGTTCTTTTCTTGGATTTTCTTCTCCAattcaatttgctcttttccaAAGTTCTTCCCATAACTTAGATAAATATTCTTAGTGTCAATCCAACTATATCTAAGTCATGTAACTTTATTTATTTCTCCAACTTATCTTCTGTTTCTTTGAGTTAAATTCTATACATGCATACTTAGCAAACATGCTAGTCCATATTGTTGTGTTggacatcaatcaccaaaatatttatagaaaCGACAcaagacacatttccctttcagaagttGACTTATTTTGTTGATTCCTGTTGACTTTAATAGAATTTGGATCTCAGTCCAAATCCATTACTTAGGTTATGAAATTTCCTAATTAGCATATGTTGTCGATTTCCAATTTTTGGATAACATCTTGCTGGTTTGAAACTAGTAATAGAAGGTATCATCACAGTTGAAAAGGAAATGGGATTTAAGCCAATTCTATTTTGGTTTTGGTCTTTGATGACCACCACAACATtatggactaactaatttgctaTGTGAGTGGTTGCAGGTTCATAAGAATATAATTAGAACATCCAATGTGAACTATGGCTCAAAACTCAGCTAGAAAGGGCATACTTTGGAAAATATGAACTATGAGTAGTTCAACAACTTGGATAAATTCTAGATGGCTTAGGAACATATTTGATCACCTAAGAAAGGTTAGAAAAATCAGATTTTAAGATTGGTATTTTGGAGCTAAGTTTGAGCAAAAATCAGAAAATGAGTTGAGTTGATGAAAAGGACAAGGAACTATGGCTTAGACCAGATGATTGGACTCTAGATATGTTTGTCTAATCCATATAAGTGGTCAAGAAAATAGTCAAACAAAATCAAAGAAGAAAAGCCAAAAAAGTACATAAGACTGTGCTCTTCGACACACCAGACTAGTTACACAGAGAACTTGTTTTTGGGCTTGAAGACTTTGGCGCATCGGACCTAGGTCCGGTGAGCACTAGACCACTTACGAAGAGAGGTCGCTTCCTAGAAGTAAGAGAGGTCATTTCCTAGAAGAAAAGGCAGTTGGCGCATCAGACCAAGGTCCGGTGAGCTCTAGACCTTCTAGACTCAATGGTCGGATAAGACATCTCAACGGTTAAGCTAACATGTCAGGGTATGGTAGTGCATTAGATCGGCCCGGTGCCACCTTGCACTTGACATCTAGTTTAGAACGCTCATTGAAACTACCGGGGGAACAGATGTGTGGTGTGCACCGGACCTGCTATAGTGAGTGGTTCGGTGCACCCGAATTCAGAGGCAGAGGTTCGTGCACCCGAATCCATTTttgctattcatttttgaactaaaataatTTAAGGTATCAAATGtattgtgaagaaacatttggattgTGATCAATTACGACCCCTAGATAGAAAGGGATCACAACGTAGTTAACGTATTAGGTtgtgtttggttgcgggacaACCTGGGACAGCCACGTCCCCCGATGTCACCTCTCGTCCGTTCAATTCTAATGAATAGTTGAGGACACTACTAAGATGGTTATGTCCTAACCCTTTATCATGAACTAAACAACCTTATATAAGGGATCATCTCATTTAATTGTCCCGTTATTACAGCTAAACACACCCTTAAAGAATAGATAGTAATTCTGAGATGATCACATGTGCATCAAATGGAGGAAGGCAAAGCTTCAAGAGCCCCCGTCTGCTGTGGCGCGGCCGTGccagaaagaagaagctgcaccaAAAATACCAAGCGTAGACGCCATCTTTGCTGCAGCGATGACTTTCTCCGAGCGCATGCTTTtttagaactacgttaccacgtatTACCAGAtctgctcccttccctcccgtcagcagattaGGCGCGAGAAGATGTGGAATCTGTCTCCCTTCACAGAAGCACGACAGAGAGCACACGAGACAAAGTATGTAGGGTTGGACTTCTTGCCTCTTTCTCTTCTTTATTACATATGAGGGGGTACATGTTCTATATATATAGAGACGGGATAGGCCTCAGGGGGCATATTCGATATTTGCCCACGTAACCCTTcgttagggtttctcaacactgTTGTCTCCTTGCTAGCGATTTGAGTGGGCGGTGGGCCAAATTTATTGGGCCAACGTCGAGCTTACATAGGAATGGAGAGGCTCGACAGCTATTAGCTATTGGATCCACAATAAacggctcggataaagcgactgtaGAGGCAAGTCGTATCGGCTGACTGCAGACGGGCCTTCATTCGTCCATGCTCTCCACGACCAGCGGCGACGACCCCGAATGTCAACTGGGCTTTTACAAGGCTTGCAATTGCGAACGCATGGAAATATGGGCTCCGTCTGCCTCGGCTGGCCCCCAAACTAGCTTTCCGATGGACGTCGGCAGCCCACTGTAagtaggggtggatatcgagccagctcggctcggctcgaccgagctcgagctggctcgttaaggaaacgagctggcttggctcggctcgttaagcaaccgagccagagaaccagctcggctcggctcgtttgcgagctcgagctggctcgtttagctcgcgagccagaacaaaaaatagtatacatgtatatatacaacaatataatcaattgcTAGTTAATTTCATACTAATTTAACACTAGAAAAGACTAACAATGCTCATAATTTTATATACCACATCATTTAAACCCTAAACTAACATAGTTCATCACTTATTAATTCATCCAATACAAGTATAGGCTTTGTTTTACAGATAAATACTAGCTCATtcgagctaacgagctggctcgagctcgtgtcgagctggctcgttaacgaaccgagctgagatgttagctcagctcgtgataatattgaaacgagccgagtcgagccgagccgagctggccacgagtcgagcgagctcacgagccacgagtattttgcCCAGCCCTAACTGTAAGAGTAGCGCTCCATACCATACTAATCAatttgttgagaactacgttaccatggatcaccagatccgcttccTTCTCTCCCGTCAGAAATAGAGGCGCGAGAAGCTGTAGATAATCCGTCTCTCTTCccgtaagcacgacagaggaaacacacgagacactggatatagggttgggtcTCTGTCCTTTTTCtgatctctgtattatgagggggtgtacaggttccttatatagagatgtgagacccctcaggagcaaaacaggtatttgcccacataaccctaactagggttacttaacacaatTAATCATGCCTGCGTGTCGGGTAGGCTGGTTACTCTCTGTTCCGTGCCAGCTGGTCTAGCGCTGTGTAAAGCCGCCGTGTCTTGTGAACTTGTAGCTGTACGTACTCTGTACGCGCCCGGTAGGTTCCCACGGCCACGAAACGCATACGCATGGGGTACAGACGCACAGCGCCTTGGTCGCTGTTAGTTGGGGATCTGGGAGTTTCGTCGTAAACGCCGCCGCTTCTATAGATGGCGAAACTCGATAAGATCCCGGTCCCTTTTTTACCCCCGATTTTCCGGGATCACGAAAGGACACAAACCATTTATTATTTGTTTCTGGGGTtacagaaaaaaaaggaaaataccagaagaagaaaaaaaaatacCGCCGCGTTCGCGAGCCGCGATGCTGGATCTGGGTTCCCCGGTGGCGTCGTGGAGACTGCAGAGATTTCCCCAAGTTGGTGTGGGCGCGGTCAGGGATACGACCCCACTTGCCATGGGACGGATGGATCGGCAGATGCGCCTGCGTTGGCGCGAGCGCACACGGGGCGTGCGCCCCATACGTGACACGCCGGATCGCGGCGTGCGGGGTCATGGTGGGCGCGCCACCGCCACGCCACTCGGAACTGGGGGACCATGCGTGCGTCGCCGTCACCATCATGACTGCACGACCGTAGACTAGCTGCTCCCTGCCTCCCCCTCCCTGTGCTGTCGTCGCCCTGCTGCCTGCTGGCTCTGCGGTCCTCAGCCCGCAACCTGACTGACAACTTCAAGCCGCAGCGCTGAGCCCTCGCCATTGTACACAGCCCGGACAGTCAGGGGCACGACGAACAAGGGACGCCAAACTGATGCAATAAAGAAGCACACACATCTGGAGTGGAGGATGGAGACACCAAAATGCTCCCACCACGACATGCACCAAACAACTCAGAATTTAGAATAGCAACAGAGGGATTTGGGTTTCAGTATATAGCAATCACAAAACCAAAGCAGGTACTGTTACAAGCAGATCAGGACCTCACTCTCTGTCCCCAGACTCAATATACCAACAAACCACATACTTACCCAGCAACAACCAGTTCACATTCTAACTGACCCACTGATCAACAGTTTCCAAGTAACCCAATTATTACCCAGAGAAAGGGCGAAGAAGAAGAtgaaacaataataataataataccggACTCCCCTATAACGGACACTACCGGACTCCCCTATAACGGACACTGGACTAGTAACTTATTGAACGCACCTCTCGACGACCAAAACGGTATGAATGAATGAATAGGCAGGCACCTGCTGCGTCCATTGCGACGACACGTTGTAGACACACGGCGGGTAACTTTTGATTACAATATACGAACAAATGAAGGGTTATGAACAGATCCTAGGCATATATGGCGGATGGCGTGAATTGGCGGCCCATGGATGTAACCTGCAAGTTTGACTGACTGCTGCCCTGGTACAACTTCTGCGTGCCGATGGTCCCTTAGTGTTGTTGTACCTTCTGGGATGCCGCCATGGAGCGCAGCCTATTCACAACCTCTGTGAAGTTTGGCCGCTCAGATGGTTCTGTTGACCAGCATTGCTCCATCAGTGACCTCCACTCGGGGTCGCAGGAGTCGGGCACTGGCGGCCGTAGAGTGTTGCTCACAATGCCACCTTCATGCAAGAGGACATTTTAGGTTTAGATCTAACCAATAAGGATTATTGACCACATGCACTGCAATAGAATTCTCATGAGATAAGGAAAACAAAAACTTATGCCACAGCAGATTTGTTACCCACCTATTATAACACCATAATGTAAATCTGCATATGGCTCTTCTCCTGTTAGCAGTTCCCAGAGAACAATCCCAAAAGAGAATACATCAACCTGAGGCCAGCAACCAGCATAGCAACATTTGTGTCAATTCTATGTGAACTTCAAAGTGCCAGCAGAACCAAAAGAGGGAGTAGTCAAAATCATATGTATACTGAATAATGGAAACCAACTATCACACCTTTTCTGAGACCAAGCTGCTGCTACCATTCAGAAGTTCTGGGGCCATCCATGGAAGTGTTCCTCGGACACCTCCAGAGATGAGGGTCTGACACTTCACTTTTGAAAGCCCAAGATCACCAACCTATATGGGAAaagaggcactgttcagtgttacCCAAATTACAGAGACTAATATCACTACGTGCAACATGCTAAGACGTTAATATATGGCATCCAACTATAAGAGCATACAAAATTCAGATGGCAAACAACCACATCTGAAGCTACATACAAGACCACGTCATGCTATTAGCATTTATACATTCTTCCTCATTAAACTGTACAGTGTACACCCATGCACCCCATTGAAGTTTGTACGTTTATTCACAGGACAGCGAAAGGAACTGCTCCATCATCTAACCATACATATTCCATATTTCTTCAAGTGTCAATAATAGGATGCGTCAGTTAAGCAATAAGATCACAATGATCTTCAGCACCAAGAGTTTTAGTCCTAGATTGTATAGCATAAAAATCATTTGTGTCATAAGACTTCTCTTTACGCAGCACCAAGAGTTCATGACAGAAACTGCTGCATCAAAGCATAAATATTACATAATCATCCAAGTGCCAATCAGAAACCTCAGTTTGTGATCCACATTGAATGTGTATAACTTTAGAGACACATAACCATCCGCTTAAGTAACAAGTATTATCTGTGGATAAGAGACCGGTCCTATCAGCAGTTCTTGAACTGCCAAACTAAATGACCATATCATAATAGTAACAAGTATGTACTTTCAAACTCACAAAAGCATTTTGTTTTACACCAACAAAAAATAGCTTAATGCCAACCATGAAAAGTTGATACAGGATGGTCTCCCTATGTCTACCAAAGGGAATATGACAAACAAGAGAGAGATAGTGATCTAACAACTAAGTGCAAGAATAGAATGATATGATATGATTGGCTGTGCTGCTTACCTTGCATATTGGACGCTGAGGGTCCCTTAAATTAACAAGCAAATTGTCACTTTTCAAGTCAAAGTGCACAATGTTTTTGCTATGCAAGTATTCCATTCCAAAGGCTGTATCCATGGCAATAATTAATCTCTTGCGTCGATCGAGGGTTCTGCCCATTAAAAAAAACATCAGTGTCATGTAGCACCACCAATTTCTGTTTGAGCAATATATATCAATACAAAAGGTGACTTATATGCAATGTAAAAGGAACGGACTTGGCATTCTTTAGCAAAGCTGTCCTAAGTGAACCATTGACCATATATTCTGTAACTGTGGCAATGGATCCCCCAGGTCCATCAAGAACAACACCATAAAACGCGACAACATTTGGGTGGTGCAGATCAGCAAGTTTAGATGCTTCATTCCAGAAGTCATACCGCTGAAAATATTCAAAGCATATCAATATACAGACAAGCTTAAGCAAAAACAAAGTATTAAGTACGAGAACAAACCATCTTTTCTTGCTCAGATGGTTTCCCAGCAAAACATCTATCATTGATTCTTTTTATTGCAACATCAGTGCCTCTCCATTTACCATGATAGACAGTTCCAAAAGTTCCAGAACCAAGCTCTTGGAGCTCTTCAAGGTCATTGTTCTTTATAATCTGCAGCATCCAGGGATGCAAAATGTTATAACCACAGTACAATATTAAATATGAACATGCTTAATAAGCTAGACTATGATCCTAACCTGCAGACGTCCATCTGAAGCTGGAAATCCTGAAATCCAATCTGCTGGCCTGCTCTTGGAAACCTGCAAGCTTCCCTTGTTTAGCATTATGGCTAACATAAATGAGGATATTTAGAAGCATCTAGATAATCAGTTCCTAACCTCGTTGGGGTGGACTTCACCTTCTACTTTATTGGTAATTGCCCCAACTCCTTCATTTACCAGAGGAGGTTGAGGCTCAGATGACTGAGCTTTAGATGTAGCTAACCCATCATCCATACTCAGTAAATCTGGGTTAGAGATGTCATCACCTGGATTGATGATAGATGTGAATAAAACTAACAAGTATATTGACAAGGTTGAAGTATTATTAAGAATGACATATTTGTGATAAAAAACACATGTGTTGCGTCTGTACCTTTGTGATCTGACTGTTTCTGGAGAGAAACATCCTCAGCTGGAATATTCAGATCTGGCCCTTTGCAGTTCAACAAAGAGTTGTGTGGGTGCGGATCCTTTGGGCTGATGTTCTCTCTGCTTGCTACCCTCTTAGGTCTTGGTGGCAGTGCATGTGCAGCTGCTTGATCCACATTTGTAGCATGGTTTGCCAATGCTGCTGTCGGCAACTGAACTGTGTTTGGAGGAGCTACGACTTCATGTGGAGCTTCCTTGTGATAAACTTCAGGCGGGACATCTCTTCTCTCAGTCACTGGATTAACAGTGGCATTTGGATAGATCATATCAATACCATAAGTTGATTGAGGCAATCCACCAGGTCCGACTGTAGCAACAACATAGCTAGAATAGGGTCCCCCAATGCTCACCATATGTGGCATATGACTCATATTAACATGCTGGACATTATGCAGATAAGAGCTGGCAACAGAAGGTGGTGGCGCAGATTCAGTTTGAAGCAATACCTTTGGTTCACTAACATCAAAAAAAGTATTGGTGTTGCTTGGATGAACATCATTTGCTCGTGTATCTGGCCAGGTACTGATACTATTCTCTGGATGCCCCTGAGAGTAATCTGGCACTGCATTCTGGGGTAAGCCACTGTCAGGAGACATTGCATGTTTCCTTTGTTCAGTAGAGCCAGAAACTTCGCTGGGGCTCATACGGAGTGAATCCATCATCCTGTCCACATTTGCCATGTATGTTGGCACAGCCACAGGTGCAACCGGAGGCATATTGTCACGATACACCTGTCCATCCTCATTATGCCTTGAATTGCCACTTACACTACCTTCACCAGCAAGCGGGTTACTGGGACTAGTAGGCTTCACTGGATACTGAGGCATCCCATGGCCAGAAGGTAACTGCTGCTGCGACTGCTGCATAAATTGATGATGAGAGTTTGCAACATCATTGTGGGCAGAACTTGGAGAAACTACTCTGTCCTTCTCGCTAGAAATCACAGGAATATGGCTAAACCCATAGGTAGATGGCAACTGTTGTGGCGGcatttgctgctgctgctgctgctgctgcacatACACATGCTGATGCAAGCCAGTTGGATCAATGAATACTGAGTTTGTAACCCCTTCCATCTTGGGCACATACATCCTCTCCTGAGGCACTGGATGCATATGCGTATATCCGTAAGCCCCCATGGGTGGCTGAACACCCCTCTCCGGTATCATCATCCTTGCCACATCTTCAGGCCGCAGGCTCATAAACACAGGCCCAGGCTCTGGAGCAGCCCCTCCATGCACCTCATTGCCATACTCATTGACCACTGGATCAGAGTGGGCGTGAGGCAATGCCTTCAAGCACATGTGGCAGTCGTCGAATCTTGCTCCGTTACCTGGCAGCTGCTGATTCAGACCCTGAATGGCATCTCTGTGATCGTTCATGAACACAGGAGGCAGTGGTGGCAGCTGCGATAGTGGTTGCCTGTACCTCGCTGCCTCCGGATGGGTGTTTGTAGCTGCCTCTGGATGTGGATGTGGATTCGCCTGGGGAGCCCTCCCTTCAGCACCAATCTCCTGTGGCTTCACAtgtacaggagcaggagcagcattaCTGAAGACGTCAACAAGGGGCGGAGGCGCCGCCCCGGCTCCAGTGATGTTCGATCTCGCAGCATCATTTGAGCTAGTGGATGTGGGGGAGAGCGCAGCTGGAGATCCAGGGCCGCCGCCACCTGATGGCGCCGGAGGGGGGAGCCCCCCGTCAGAGCACTGCGTGGAGGAGAGGCTCGCGATGCTGTCCTTGCGCACAATGCCGTTCACGGCCTCCAGATACCGAAGGCCCGAGTCAAAGTTCCCGGTCTCCAAGTCCTCCCCGCCTGCGGCGCCGCTGCCGCCCGCCGCATCCAGGATGGGGAAGATGAACACCCTCAGCTTCGGGCTGGCGCCGCTGAGCTTGTCGTACTCCTCGACCATGTTGTCGAGATCCTCCGGCGAGGACACGGAGATGAGCGCGTCGAGCCCTTCGTCAGGGAGCTGGTACTTGACGGCGAAGTGCGGGCCAGTGGCGCCGCCGTACGCGTCGGCGAGCCGCCCGAGGAGGTCCGGCAGCGATACCCCGCGCGGCACGGACACGATCCGGGTGTCCCCGCCTGCATACCGCAGCGTGCCGTCCCCCGGGCGCGGGAGGATGCGCCCGCCCAGGCTGCACAGCAGCTTCATCCGCTCGCCGCCCCCGCCGCCGCCCACGCTACCGCCGTCGTCCGACGCCCCGGCGGTGGCGGCCATCCCCGCCGGCTGGACCCACAAcccttcccctcccctcccctcctcctGCTGGATCTAGCCTCGGACTCCACCCACGAATCCAAACCCTAGCCCCCGCACGGCCCCGAGGCGCTGGCGTTGGCGCTGGCGTGGGCGGAAGGAAGAGCAGAGGACTGGAGCAGCGACTGGCCCAATGTTCATCAGCTCATGGCGTGGGCCGCGTCGTCGCTTGGTTTGCGGGGAATGGGAAGGAGGGAGACGGGGGGCGTGGGCGGACTGCGGAGGGACTAGACAGACGAGTAGTAGTACAGGCAGCGTGCGTGCTCGCGTCGGATTACTCAAAAACCCTTGGCTCGCTTCGGTGGCTGGTTTCCTTTTCACTTTCGATTTATGGTTTTCTATCCTCCTACTCGTTCTTTCCGCGGCGGTTTTCCTTATGCAGGAGGTTTGGAGTTTCCTACT
It encodes:
- the LOC100304418 gene encoding uncharacterized LOC100304418, whose product is MSHMPHMVSIGGPYSSYVVATVGPGGLPQSTYGIDMIYPNATVNPVTERRDVPPEVYHKEAPHEVVAPPNTVQLPTAALANHATNVDQAAAHALPPRPKRVASRENISPKDPHPHNSLLNCKGPDLNIPAEDVSLQKQSDHKGDDISNPDLLSMDDGLATSKAQSSEPQPPLVNEGVGAITNKVEGEVHPNEVSKSRPADWISGFPASDGRLQIIKNNDLEELQELGSGTFGTVYHGKWRGTDVAIKRINDRCFAGKPSEQEKMRYDFWNEASKLADLHHPNVVAFYGVVLDGPGGSIATVTEYMVNGSLRTALLKNAKTLDRRKRLIIAMDTAFGMEYLHSKNIVHFDLKSDNLLVNLRDPQRPICKVGDLGLSKVKCQTLISGGVRGTLPWMAPELLNGSSSLVSEKVDVFSFGIVLWELLTGEEPYADLHYGVIIGGIVSNTLRPPVPDSCDPEWRSLMEQCWSTEPSERPNFTEVVNRLRSMAASQKVQQH